A genome region from Arachidicoccus soli includes the following:
- a CDS encoding SusC/RagA family TonB-linked outer membrane protein, whose protein sequence is MKKQIFNNVCRFIIIGLLTTGYAYAQKTVVVKGVVKNDSGKLMSQVSVTEKYSTNGVTTDSLGAYQIRVPNTSTLDFSFIGYTSQSIDLRSKNPNAEGIYRVNIVLSDSGSSKLGDVVLVGYGTQKKTTLVSSVTSINPHELKGPTSNLTTMLAGRIPGMISFQTTGEPGRDNASFFIRGLGTFGSGKIDPLILIDNIESSTTDLARLQPDNIAGFSVLKDATATAVYGARGANGVVLVSTKTGTIGKMKFNVRLENSTSSNTQNIHLADNISYMKDANEAVLTRNPLGAILYSQNQIDHTAKGDNPLIYPNNNWIQQLIRNTTTNQRANANISGGVEKAKYYVALSYNLDNGNLKDNSLNGFNNNIKLQSYSILSNVTLKLTNTTEALISLKGQFDDYNGPIGGGYSVYNNALYSNPVAFPAVYPASMISYVKHPLFGNAVIPGSNSLYTNPYAASLSGFQAYNSSTLTAQMTLNQNFSFITPGLTGNLMAYTTRYAYFDVSRSVSPFYYSPNVLNGQLQSISLINDGSSGNPFPVPTEYLSYSPGAKNLNTTFYGQASLNYNRTFNKHNVGGMVVGTLRNYLTGNASDLQSSLPSRNEGVSGRFTYGYDNRYLLEFDFGYNGSERFAANHRFGFFPSIGGGWVVSNEKWFQPLLNVVENLKFRFTYGLVGNDQIGSSSDRFFYLSNVGLNGAAAGGFGTNFAYSRQTDYTTRYANSDITWEESHQTNLGMDLTLLHDFKITVDAYHQYRTNILMYRYTIPVTMGLQATPAANVGKASSKGIDLALDYSKTFQNSWWITGRGTFTYATSKVLVNEEPNYSANNKNLSHVGNSMAQIYGLVAEKLFVDQIEVDNSPTQFGNVMAGDIKYRDINGDGKITANDYVPMGYPSVPEIQYGGGFSIGYKNFDLSAFFQGTARVSFMINPIAISPFYAQHGLLSVIANDHWSEDNRNSYAFWPRLNINSDNVGTSPTYNNNYASSWWLRNGTFLRLKSAEIGYNLSGALLKRTHLGSARIYINGTNLLTFSAFKLWDPEMGASGLGYPIQKVYNVGVLIGL, encoded by the coding sequence ATGAAAAAACAAATATTCAATAATGTATGCCGTTTTATTATTATAGGCTTATTAACCACAGGATACGCTTATGCACAAAAAACAGTAGTGGTAAAGGGAGTTGTTAAAAACGATTCAGGAAAACTTATGTCACAGGTTAGTGTTACAGAGAAATACAGCACAAATGGTGTAACTACTGACTCTCTTGGTGCATATCAGATTCGTGTTCCCAATACTTCCACACTCGATTTTTCTTTTATTGGGTATACATCTCAAAGTATTGATTTAAGATCGAAGAATCCAAATGCCGAAGGCATTTATCGTGTGAATATCGTCTTGAGTGATTCTGGAAGCAGTAAGCTTGGTGATGTTGTTCTGGTAGGTTATGGTACACAGAAAAAGACGACGCTGGTTAGTTCTGTAACATCCATAAACCCACATGAATTAAAGGGCCCAACGAGCAACCTTACAACTATGCTGGCGGGCAGAATACCGGGTATGATTTCTTTTCAAACAACCGGAGAGCCCGGAAGAGATAATGCTTCCTTCTTTATTAGAGGTCTGGGCACATTTGGGTCTGGTAAGATTGATCCATTGATATTGATTGATAATATTGAGTCTAGCACCACAGATCTTGCTAGATTACAACCAGATAATATTGCCGGTTTTTCTGTTTTAAAAGATGCGACCGCTACTGCAGTATATGGAGCACGTGGTGCAAATGGCGTAGTACTGGTTTCTACTAAGACCGGAACGATTGGAAAAATGAAGTTTAATGTACGGCTTGAAAATTCTACTTCTTCCAATACTCAAAATATTCATCTTGCCGATAATATTTCATATATGAAGGATGCCAACGAAGCCGTTCTTACAAGAAATCCTTTAGGTGCTATATTATATTCCCAAAACCAGATTGACCATACTGCGAAAGGGGATAATCCTCTAATATATCCAAACAACAATTGGATTCAACAATTGATTAGAAATACGACCACAAACCAACGAGCAAATGCGAATATTAGTGGTGGGGTGGAGAAAGCCAAATATTATGTAGCTTTAAGCTACAATCTCGATAATGGGAACCTTAAAGATAATTCACTGAATGGGTTTAATAATAATATTAAATTACAATCCTATTCCATTCTCTCTAATGTTACATTAAAACTTACGAATACCACGGAAGCACTGATTAGCTTGAAAGGCCAGTTTGATGATTACAATGGACCTATCGGAGGAGGATATTCTGTTTATAACAATGCTTTATATAGCAACCCGGTTGCTTTCCCAGCAGTTTATCCAGCTAGTATGATCTCATATGTAAAACATCCTTTATTTGGTAATGCTGTAATACCTGGTTCTAATTCACTTTATACGAATCCCTATGCTGCCTCATTGTCAGGATTTCAGGCTTATAATTCAAGCACTCTTACTGCCCAAATGACCTTGAATCAGAATTTCAGTTTTATCACTCCCGGTCTAACAGGCAATTTAATGGCTTATACCACGCGATATGCTTATTTCGATGTATCAAGATCTGTAAGCCCTTTTTATTATAGTCCAAATGTGTTAAATGGACAATTACAGAGTATTTCCCTGATTAATGATGGGAGTTCGGGTAACCCATTCCCAGTACCAACAGAGTATCTTAGTTACTCACCAGGTGCAAAGAATTTGAATACCACCTTTTATGGACAGGCATCCCTTAACTACAACCGAACTTTTAATAAGCATAATGTAGGAGGTATGGTTGTAGGAACCTTACGTAATTATCTTACAGGCAATGCAAGTGATTTGCAGTCATCATTGCCATCGAGGAATGAAGGTGTTTCGGGCAGATTTACTTATGGCTATGATAACCGCTATTTGCTCGAATTTGACTTTGGATACAACGGCTCAGAACGTTTTGCTGCGAATCACCGTTTTGGTTTTTTCCCTTCTATAGGCGGAGGATGGGTTGTTTCCAACGAAAAATGGTTTCAACCGTTGTTAAATGTTGTTGAAAATCTGAAATTTAGATTTACATATGGGTTAGTAGGTAACGACCAAATTGGGAGTTCATCGGATCGTTTCTTCTATTTGTCTAATGTGGGATTGAATGGTGCAGCTGCAGGAGGGTTCGGGACTAATTTTGCTTATAGTAGACAGACGGATTACACAACGCGTTATGCAAATTCTGATATCACCTGGGAAGAATCACATCAAACCAATTTAGGTATGGATCTTACACTGCTGCATGATTTTAAAATAACTGTGGATGCATACCATCAATATAGAACAAATATTCTGATGTATAGATATACAATTCCAGTTACTATGGGGTTACAAGCGACACCGGCAGCTAATGTAGGGAAGGCTTCAAGTAAAGGAATAGATTTAGCATTGGATTATTCAAAGACATTTCAAAACTCCTGGTGGATTACTGGTAGAGGAACCTTTACTTATGCAACTAGTAAAGTTTTAGTAAATGAAGAGCCTAATTATTCAGCCAATAATAAAAACCTTTCGCATGTAGGTAACTCAATGGCTCAAATATACGGGCTAGTAGCTGAAAAGCTTTTTGTGGATCAGATAGAAGTGGACAATTCACCAACTCAATTTGGTAATGTAATGGCCGGCGATATTAAGTACAGGGATATTAATGGCGATGGGAAGATTACAGCAAATGATTATGTCCCAATGGGCTACCCTTCTGTTCCCGAAATTCAATATGGCGGTGGTTTCTCTATTGGTTATAAAAATTTCGATTTAAGCGCCTTTTTTCAAGGTACTGCCAGAGTTTCTTTTATGATTAATCCGATAGCCATTTCACCCTTTTATGCACAACATGGGTTACTTAGTGTAATCGCTAATGACCATTGGTCAGAAGATAATCGAAACTCCTATGCTTTCTGGCCAAGGCTTAATATTAATAGTGATAATGTGGGAACTAGCCCCACCTATAACAATAACTATGCTTCTTCATGGTGGCTGCGTAATGGAACCTTCCTGCGGCTTAAATCAGCAGAGATAGGTTATAATCTTTCAGGGGCTTTACTGAAGAGAACGCATTTAGGCTCGGCACGTATTTATATTAACGGAACCAATCTGCTTACATTTAGTGCGTTTAAATTGTGGGATCCGGAAATGGGGGCCTCTGGGCTAGGCTACCCTATACAAAAAGTTTATAATGTAGGAGTGTTAATTGGACTTTAA
- a CDS encoding oxidoreductase yields MVDMKKENDKKNITWLITGCSSGLGRNIAEEVLKSGYSAVITSRNLSDIQDIAKAYPDTALVLSLDVTNRSQITDVIKQAQKKFDGINVLINNAGYGFRGAVEEADEEEMHKIFNTNFFGMVNMIQATLPCMRKNKTGTIMNLSSIAGRFGPVGSGYYSATKFAIEGLSDALRKEVSPLGIHVIVVEPGAFRTDYGGRSLNKSKRIIADYDSTVGPRRTEPSNGKQPGDPQKAAQVLINIYERKEKPFRLLLGSDAIKIIRDELKEQFKELEAWEKISVKTDFSE; encoded by the coding sequence ATGGTAGATATGAAAAAAGAAAATGATAAAAAGAACATTACCTGGTTAATAACTGGCTGTTCAAGTGGTTTAGGCCGTAACATAGCGGAGGAAGTATTGAAAAGTGGCTACAGTGCAGTAATCACCTCACGAAATTTATCAGATATTCAGGATATCGCTAAAGCATATCCGGACACTGCGTTGGTGCTTTCTCTAGATGTAACGAATAGAAGCCAGATAACCGATGTTATTAAACAGGCGCAAAAAAAATTTGATGGGATAAATGTTTTAATCAATAACGCAGGTTATGGTTTTCGCGGGGCTGTTGAGGAAGCCGATGAAGAAGAAATGCATAAGATATTTAATACCAATTTTTTCGGCATGGTGAATATGATCCAGGCGACATTACCGTGTATGCGAAAGAATAAAACAGGTACTATCATGAATCTGTCATCAATTGCTGGACGATTCGGTCCTGTAGGTTCCGGCTATTATTCTGCTACTAAATTCGCTATAGAAGGGTTATCTGATGCACTTCGTAAAGAAGTCAGTCCATTGGGTATTCATGTTATTGTTGTCGAACCTGGAGCATTTAGAACAGATTATGGCGGCAGGTCTTTGAACAAATCAAAAAGGATTATTGCAGATTATGACTCGACAGTTGGCCCAAGACGCACAGAACCAAGTAATGGAAAACAACCTGGAGACCCTCAGAAAGCCGCTCAGGTTCTGATCAATATTTATGAACGCAAAGAAAAGCCATTTCGCTTACTATTAGGAAGTGATGCAATCAAGATAATCAGAGATGAATTAAAGGAGCAATTTAAAGAATTGGAAGCTTGGGAAAAGATTAGTGTAAAAACAGATTTTTCTGAATAA
- a CDS encoding aldo/keto reductase: MKYIKIGDLEVSRLGLGAMSMSGFYDIGKGSDEESIRTIHRALELGITHIDTAEIYGPYINEELVGKAIKGHRDQMVLATKFGFISHVDGGVGIIDSSPANIRTAVEGSLKRLGTDYIDLYYQHRVDPNTPIEDTVGTLSELVKEGKIKYIGLSEAGVDTIRRAHAVHPITALQTEYSLWTRDPETELLPLLRELGIGFVPYSPLGHGFLTGKITSPDQLADNDWRKNNPRFMGENFQRNLRIVTEVKAIADEQGVTNAQIALAWLLAQGNDIAPIPGTRRVERVEENTAADGIELSASQLERLNNLTPASGERHNEASMAAIDR; encoded by the coding sequence ATGAAATATATTAAAATTGGGGATCTCGAAGTGTCCCGTTTGGGATTAGGTGCTATGTCAATGTCAGGCTTTTACGATATAGGCAAAGGAAGTGACGAAGAATCTATTCGTACTATCCATCGTGCATTGGAATTGGGCATCACGCATATTGATACTGCTGAAATCTATGGCCCCTACATTAATGAAGAACTGGTTGGAAAAGCAATCAAGGGACACCGTGACCAGATGGTGCTTGCAACCAAATTTGGCTTCATTTCCCATGTAGATGGCGGCGTAGGCATCATAGATAGCAGTCCGGCAAATATCCGCACAGCGGTTGAAGGTTCGTTAAAAAGATTGGGTACGGATTATATCGACCTTTATTACCAGCATAGGGTTGATCCCAACACACCTATTGAAGATACAGTAGGTACCTTATCCGAGCTTGTCAAAGAAGGGAAGATAAAATACATAGGCCTTTCCGAAGCCGGCGTTGATACGATCCGCAGGGCGCATGCGGTACACCCGATCACGGCACTTCAGACAGAATATTCATTATGGACCCGTGACCCCGAAACTGAATTGCTTCCTTTGTTGCGTGAATTGGGTATAGGGTTTGTTCCTTATTCGCCACTTGGGCATGGTTTCCTAACAGGTAAGATCACATCCCCTGATCAGCTTGCAGACAATGATTGGAGAAAGAACAATCCGCGTTTCATGGGTGAAAATTTCCAGCGTAACCTGCGTATCGTAACGGAAGTAAAGGCCATTGCTGATGAGCAGGGTGTTACCAACGCTCAGATAGCACTTGCCTGGCTGCTTGCACAGGGCAATGATATTGCACCCATACCAGGAACCAGACGTGTGGAACGTGTTGAGGAGAATACTGCTGCAGATGGCATTGAATTAAGTGCTTCCCAATTGGAACGATTGAATAACCTTACCCCAGCTTCTGGCGAACGCCACAATGAGGCAAGCATGGCTGCAATTGACCGCTAA
- a CDS encoding LacI family DNA-binding transcriptional regulator, protein MANVTIKILAKELGLSTAAISKALHDSHEISESTKQRVLALAKELNYIPNPYASSLRHRKSNTIAVVLPDVTDSFFSEAINGIESIAIEKDFHVLLYLTHERAQREETILKEFKSGRVDGIIMSISSETTNFDCIHDTFSKNMPIVFFDRICEQIDTAKIITNDFESGYLATRHLIEQGCKKITFLSNSDSLLITKNRKEGALKACLENAIEESFLHVKLDCYANEFDSEKIEQLLTSEQKPDGIVCCIEKFTPNVYIVCRKLGLSIPKDIKVLSFSNLNTAIILNPSLTTITQPAFEMGKAAATILIKSIEKKSFILKDETITLPSTLFIRDSTTN, encoded by the coding sequence ATGGCGAATGTGACCATTAAAATTTTAGCTAAAGAACTAGGATTGTCAACTGCTGCAATATCCAAAGCCTTGCATGACAGCCACGAAATAAGTGAGAGTACAAAGCAACGAGTGTTGGCTTTGGCAAAAGAGCTTAATTATATCCCCAACCCATATGCTAGCAGTCTCCGTCACAGAAAGAGCAATACAATTGCTGTTGTATTACCAGATGTAACTGATAGTTTTTTTTCAGAAGCCATTAATGGAATAGAATCTATCGCCATCGAAAAAGATTTCCATGTATTACTCTATCTCACACATGAACGAGCGCAAAGAGAAGAGACCATATTAAAAGAATTTAAAAGTGGAAGAGTAGATGGTATTATAATGTCCATCAGTTCAGAAACAACCAACTTTGACTGTATTCATGATACATTCAGCAAGAATATGCCAATTGTTTTTTTTGACAGGATATGTGAGCAAATTGATACTGCTAAAATTATCACCAATGATTTTGAAAGTGGCTATCTTGCAACAAGGCACCTAATAGAACAAGGCTGTAAGAAAATTACCTTTTTATCAAATTCCGATAGTTTATTAATAACTAAAAACAGGAAAGAAGGAGCACTAAAAGCTTGTTTAGAAAATGCTATTGAAGAATCTTTTTTACATGTTAAATTAGACTGTTATGCAAATGAATTTGACAGTGAGAAAATTGAGCAATTGCTAACTTCGGAGCAAAAACCAGATGGGATTGTTTGCTGTATTGAAAAATTCACACCTAACGTATACATTGTCTGTCGTAAATTAGGATTATCCATACCCAAGGATATTAAAGTCTTGAGTTTTTCTAATTTAAATACAGCAATTATTTTAAATCCATCCCTAACTACCATTACCCAACCAGCTTTTGAAATGGGTAAAGCCGCTGCAACTATATTGATTAAATCTATTGAGAAGAAAAGCTTTATATTAAAAGACGAGACGATTACTTTACCATCCACCCTATTTATCAGAGATTCCACTACTAATTAG
- a CDS encoding helix-turn-helix domain-containing protein, whose product MKNTFNFNTVQEYNDFNNHETLHPMVSVLNFSKAIPRMGSRMNFGIYAIFLKEVDCGDLKYGRELYDYQDRTLVFFAPGQVVNIDNDVIQYQPMGHGLVFHPDLILGTSLAKKMDRYNFFSYSSNEALHLSAKERKLVLDCFSKIEYELQQSIDKHSREIIVSNIELFLNYCIRFYDRQFITRENVNRGVLANFEDLLNEYFRSGKSKEIGMPSVAYFADQLHLSANYFGDLIKKDTGKSALEYIQARIIEMAKEKIYDYNLSLSEIAYDLGFKYPQHFTRFFKKHVGSSPTEFRQMIAAN is encoded by the coding sequence ATGAAAAATACATTCAACTTTAATACGGTACAGGAATACAATGATTTCAATAATCATGAAACCCTGCACCCGATGGTGAGCGTATTGAATTTTTCAAAAGCCATTCCACGGATGGGCAGCCGGATGAATTTCGGAATATACGCCATCTTTCTAAAGGAGGTGGACTGCGGGGATCTAAAATATGGGCGTGAACTTTACGATTATCAGGATCGTACTCTTGTGTTCTTCGCTCCTGGACAAGTCGTTAATATAGATAATGATGTTATCCAATATCAGCCCATGGGCCATGGCCTGGTGTTTCACCCAGACCTGATACTCGGCACCTCCCTTGCAAAAAAAATGGATCGATACAATTTTTTCAGTTACAGTTCTAATGAAGCATTACACCTTTCTGCTAAAGAGCGGAAACTTGTCTTGGACTGCTTCTCCAAGATTGAATACGAACTCCAGCAATCCATTGATAAGCACAGTAGAGAAATCATCGTTTCCAATATCGAGCTCTTCCTGAATTACTGCATCCGTTTCTATGACCGTCAGTTCATCACAAGGGAAAATGTGAACCGAGGTGTGCTTGCAAACTTTGAAGATCTTTTGAATGAATATTTCAGGTCCGGTAAGTCAAAGGAAATAGGCATGCCTTCTGTGGCATATTTTGCAGACCAGCTTCATCTCTCGGCCAATTACTTTGGTGACCTTATCAAAAAAGATACTGGAAAATCCGCACTAGAATACATACAAGCTAGAATCATTGAGATGGCCAAGGAGAAAATCTACGACTATAATCTTTCATTGAGTGAAATTGCATACGATCTGGGGTTTAAATATCCCCAACATTTCACCAGGTTTTTCAAAAAGCACGTTGGAAGCAGTCCCACTGAATTCAGACAGATGATCGCAGCAAATTAA
- a CDS encoding RagB/SusD family nutrient uptake outer membrane protein: MRRSIYLLPLLMLLCIGMVGITSCKKSFLNVVPDNVATIDNAFASKTEAEKYLFTCYSYLPYEEDPTYNPGITASDEDWIEDNEIHIRTTGVVQIPRGGQNTTNPLCNYMAGTMDGALNSDGQGMYRAIRDCNVFLENIKDLSKVPDLDIDTRQRWISEVMFLKAYYHFILFRAYGPIPIMDKNIPISASLAETQVSRQPVDSVVNYIANLIDSSLTYLPSIITNTASELGRITKPIALSMKAKLLVYAASPLFNGNGDFASLHNHDGTQLFNPTYSVDKWKRAADACKVAIDACAAAGIKLYTFPGLSGSTLSDTTMTQMSIRNAMSEPWNSELIWGLVHSSMGYNTFFQAIGGAAYDRTYIQNGGITYGNALMGPTLKMAKMFYSKNGVPIDEDKTLDFTNYTALRVAAHDERFDIKEGETTARLNFDREPRFYADIGFDRGIWYMANSPSHSDENTFYLFCRAGEFGQNSPIPITTMYMKKILNWHFDWNTRVYIPYPYPLMRLAGLYLLYAEALNEANPTPTDEEYKYINMVRARAGLGTVQDCWTNYSNNPTKYTTQSGMRAIIHRERALELCFEGQRYWDVLRWKTAPQELSGNITGWDRTAKTPDLFYRELTFYNRKFVAPRDYFWPIADADLLNNPNLVQNLNW; the protein is encoded by the coding sequence ATGCGTAGGTCAATATATCTACTTCCTTTATTGATGCTTCTATGTATTGGTATGGTGGGTATTACCTCCTGCAAAAAGTCATTTTTGAATGTCGTGCCGGATAATGTAGCAACCATTGATAATGCCTTCGCATCAAAAACAGAGGCCGAGAAATATTTATTTACCTGTTATTCTTATTTACCTTACGAGGAAGACCCCACCTATAATCCCGGTATCACTGCAAGTGATGAAGACTGGATAGAGGATAACGAAATACATATTCGCACCACAGGGGTAGTACAAATACCAAGAGGTGGACAAAATACTACCAATCCCCTATGTAACTACATGGCTGGTACAATGGATGGTGCTCTTAATAGTGATGGACAAGGGATGTATAGGGCAATAAGAGATTGCAATGTATTTCTTGAAAATATTAAGGACTTAAGTAAAGTTCCGGATTTAGATATCGATACAAGGCAAAGATGGATATCTGAAGTGATGTTTTTAAAAGCTTATTATCATTTCATTCTATTCAGAGCTTATGGCCCAATTCCAATAATGGATAAAAATATCCCTATCAGTGCATCATTGGCTGAAACACAAGTGTCAAGGCAGCCTGTGGATAGCGTGGTAAATTATATCGCTAATTTAATTGATTCTTCACTGACCTATTTGCCGTCGATAATTACGAATACCGCATCGGAATTAGGACGAATTACTAAGCCTATTGCTTTGAGTATGAAAGCCAAATTGCTTGTATATGCTGCTAGTCCATTATTTAATGGTAATGGTGATTTTGCAAGCCTACACAATCACGATGGTACGCAATTATTTAATCCCACATACAGTGTTGACAAATGGAAGAGGGCTGCTGATGCTTGTAAAGTAGCTATAGACGCTTGTGCTGCTGCAGGTATAAAGCTATACACCTTTCCTGGTTTGTCCGGCTCCACTCTTTCTGATACGACTATGACTCAAATGAGTATACGTAATGCGATGAGTGAGCCTTGGAATTCAGAACTCATTTGGGGATTGGTTCATTCTAGTATGGGCTATAATACTTTCTTTCAGGCAATTGGAGGTGCAGCTTATGATAGAACCTATATCCAAAACGGAGGGATCACTTATGGTAATGCCCTCATGGGACCTACTTTGAAAATGGCGAAAATGTTTTACAGCAAAAATGGTGTACCTATTGATGAAGATAAAACACTAGATTTTACTAATTACACTGCACTTAGGGTAGCGGCACATGATGAACGGTTTGATATAAAAGAAGGAGAAACGACTGCTAGGCTCAATTTTGATAGAGAGCCCCGTTTTTATGCCGATATTGGTTTCGATAGAGGTATCTGGTATATGGCTAATAGCCCATCGCATTCCGATGAAAATACATTTTATCTTTTCTGTCGTGCTGGAGAGTTTGGTCAAAATTCACCAATACCAATTACGACCATGTATATGAAAAAAATACTCAATTGGCATTTTGATTGGAATACACGTGTTTATATTCCTTATCCATATCCACTTATGAGGCTGGCTGGGCTTTATTTGTTATATGCTGAGGCTTTAAATGAGGCCAACCCTACACCTACCGATGAAGAATATAAATATATCAATATGGTAAGGGCAAGAGCAGGGCTTGGTACAGTGCAGGATTGTTGGACGAACTATAGTAACAATCCAACAAAATACACTACACAATCAGGAATGCGCGCTATCATCCATCGAGAAAGAGCTTTAGAGCTATGTTTTGAGGGGCAGCGTTATTGGGATGTGTTGCGCTGGAAAACTGCTCCGCAAGAGCTTTCTGGTAATATAACCGGTTGGGATAGAACAGCTAAAACACCTGATCTTTTTTATCGTGAGCTTACTTTTTACAATAGAAAATTTGTTGCTCCGCGTGATTATTTCTGGCCGATAGCAGATGCTGATTTATTAAACAATCCTAATCTGGTACAAAACCTTAACTGGTAA